The Strigops habroptila isolate Jane chromosome 8, bStrHab1.2.pri, whole genome shotgun sequence genome includes a window with the following:
- the SASS6 gene encoding spindle assembly abnormal protein 6 homolog, with product MAAESLFNRPVCVQVRCPGCEERRLNVRVNIELLSISNPVHKKDLAVRLTDDTDPFFLYNLVISEEDFQSLKSQQGLLVDFSAFPQKFIDLLQQCIQEQNKDIPRFLLQLVSSASVLDHTPVSLNVVETNPFKHLTHLSLKFLPGNDAEIKKFLASCLKCLKEDKLMLEEKLRKTEEDLTRQLSYTQQSLSERNRELDKLKHEWTSHTTALTNKHTQELTNEKERALQAQAQYQQQHEQQKKELENVHQKSIQQLQNRLSELEVINKDLTERRYKGDSTVRELKAKLSGIEDECQRAKQEVLSLRRENTTLDAECHEKEKLINQLQTRVAVLEQEIKDKDQLVIRTKEVLDATQEQKVILEESTEKKQSHIEKLEATIKSLSAELLKANEIIKKLQGDLKTLLSKLKLKNTVTIQQEKLLAEKEERLQKEQRELQEVGQSLRTKEQEVCKLQEQLETTMQKLEESKQLLKTNENVITWLNKQLNEIQMTKKLETSASAHAGVRAAISPHGMHERPSFPSSGIGHPISPLYAFQNFPEPAHTKTISSQCPGPKIQLNTQLPKMNRCSDVQTATATSHPANKENGDNLGLDSKYFKKKDDSIPLRGLSQNTLNPEYLKPYLPPKATPSLKAAATPASAYFPG from the exons ATGGCGGCGGAGAGCCTGTTCAACCGGCCCGTGTGTGTGCAAGTGCGGTGCCCGGGCTGCGAGGAGAG GAGGTTAAACGTTCGGGTGAATATTGAGCTACTGTCAATTTCTAATCCTGTTCATAAAAAG GATTTAGCTGTTCGATTGACTGATGATACCgatccttttttcctttataaccTTGTCATATCTGAGGAAGATTTTCAAAG TTTAAAGTCCCAGCAGGGTCTCCTGGTGgacttctctgctttcccacAGAAATTTATCGATCTGCTTCAGCAGTGCATTCAGGAACAGAATAAAGACATCCCAAG GTTTTTGCTGCAGTTAGTTTCTTCAGCATCTGTTCTAGATCACACTCCTGTCTCTTTAAACGTAGTGGAGACAAACCCTTTTAAGCACCTCACCCACCTCTCTCTCAAATTCCTACCAGGAAAtgatgcagaaataaagaagtttttaGCCAGCTGTTTGAAATGCCTTAAG GAAGACAAACTGATGTTGGAAGAAAAGCTTAGAAAAACTGAAGAGGATCTTACCAGACAGCTGAGCTACACTCAACAG AGCTTGTCAGAGAGAAACCGGGAACTTGACAAACTGAAACATGAGTGGACATCCCATACTACAGCtctaacaaacaaacacactCAGGAGCTGACaaatgaaaaggagagagcTCTCCAG GCACAAGCTCAGTACCAACAACAGcatgagcagcagaaaaaggaattgGAAAATGTGCATCAGAAAAGTATTCAGCAGTTGCAGAACAGACTCTCGGAACTTGAGGTCATCAATAAGGATCTAACAGAAAGGAGATACAAAGGAGACTCCACAGTCAGagagctgaaagcaaagctttctggAATAGAAGAT GAATGtcaaagagcaaagcaggagGTGCTGTCGCTGCGTCGGGAGAACACTACTCTGGATGCTGAGTGccatgaaaaagagaaactcaTCAACCAGCTACAGACACGGGTTGCTGTTCTGGAACAGGAGATCAAAGACAAAGATCAGCTGGTGATTAGAACAAAAGAAGTACTGGATGCGACACAAGAACAAAAG GTGATCCTGGAGGAGAGCAcggagaaaaaacaaagtcatATCGAAAAACTAGAGGCAACCATTAAGTCGCTGTCAGCTGAACTGCTGAAG gCCAATGAAATTATCAAGAAGTTACAGGGAGATCTGAAAACTCTCCTGAGCAAATTAAAGTTGAAGAACACGGTAACGATTCAACAGGAAAAGCTCCTGGcggaaaaagaagagagactgcagaaagagcagagggAACTGCAGGAGGTGGGACAGTCTCTGCGGACAAAAGAGCAGGAG GTTTgcaagctgcaggagcagctggaaacCACCAtgcagaagctggaggagaGTAAGCAGTTACTGAAAACCAATGAGAACG TAATCACATGGTTAAACAAACAGCTGAATGAAATCCAGATGACAAAGAAGCTGGAGACTTCTGCAAGTGCTCATGCTGGTGTTAGGGCTGCCATCTCACCTCATGGCATG CACGAACGCCCGTCCTTTCCCAGCTCAGGAATCGGTCATCCCATTTCTCCTCTATATGCCTTCCAGAACTTTCCAGAACCAGCACACACCAAAACCATCAGTTCACAATGTCCAGGACCGAAG ATCCAGCTCAACACCCAGCTGCCTAAAATGAACCGATGTTCAGATGTGCAGACAGCGACTGCAACCAGTCACCCAGCAAACAAGGAGAA tggTGACAATTTGGGGCTGGATTCAAAGTATTTCAAGAAGAAAGATGACAGCATTCCTTTACGAGGGCTTAGTCAAAATACACTCAACCCAG AGTATCTGAAACCCTACTTGCCACCAAAAGCCACACCGTCGCTGAAAGCTGCAGCAACACCAGCCTCAGCTTATTTTCCTGGATAG
- the DBT gene encoding lipoamide acyltransferase component of branched-chain alpha-keto acid dehydrogenase complex, mitochondrial isoform X3, which translates to MSHEEHTHQEIKGHKTLATPAVRRLAMENNIKLSEIVGTGKDNRILKEDILNYLAKQTGAILPPSPKAEIIPPFPKSETVPAPPKDKAHKIPVPVSRPIVFSGKDKTEPITGFHKAMVKTMSAALKIPHFGYCDEIDLTELVQLREELKPLAQIRGVKLSFMPFFIKAASLGLLQYPILNASLDENCQNVTYKASHNIGVAMDTEQGLIVPNVKNVQVCSVFEIASELNRLQSLGSAGQLGTTELTGGTFTLSNIGTIGGTYTKPVILPPEVAIGALGKIQVLPRFNGKGEVFKARIMNVSWSADHRVIDGATLARFSNLWKSYLENPASMLLDLK; encoded by the exons ATGTCTCATGAAGAACACACTCACCAAGAGATAAAAGGTCACAAAACATTAGCAACCCCTGCAGTTCGCCGTCTGGCCATGGAGAACAAT ATTAAATTGAGTGAAATTGTTGGAACAGGGAAAGATAACAGAATCCTTAAAGAAGATATACTCAATTACTTGGCCAAACAAACAGGAGCTATTTTACCTCCATCACCAAAGGCTGAAATTATCCCACCTTTTCCAAAATCAGAGACTGTGCCAGCTCCTCCAAAGGACAAAGCACACAAAATTCCTGTGCCTGTTTCCAGACCCATTGTGTTTTCGGGAAAAGATAAAACTGAACCTATAACAg GTTTTCACAAGGCAATGGTAAAGACAATGAGCGCAGCCCTGAAGATCCCCCACTTTGGTTACTGTGATGAGATTGATTTGACTGAGCTTGTGCAGCTGCGAGAAGAGCTGAAACCTCTAGCCCAAATTCGTGGAGTTAAGCTTTCCTTTATGCCTTTCTTCATAAAG GCAGCCTCCTTGGGGTTATTGCAGTATCCCATTCTTAATGCTTCTTTGGATGAAAACTGTCAAAATGTCACATATAAG GCTTCGCACAATATCGGAGTTGCTATGGACACAGAGCAAGGTTTAATTGTCCcgaatgtgaaaaatgtgcaaGTCTGTAGCGTGTTTGAGATTGCTTCTGAATTAAACCGCCTACAGTCCTTGGGCTCTGCGGGCCAGCTGGGAACCACTGAGCTCACGGGAGGAACATTCACCCTTTCCAACATTGGCACA atTGGTGGCACTTACACCAAACCAGTGATACTGCCTCCTGAGGTAGCTATTGGAGCACTTGGAAAGATACAG GTTCTTCCTCGGTTTAATGGAAAAGGTGAAGTATTCAAAGCACGGATAATGAACGTGAGTTGGTCAGCGGATCACCGCGTCATTGATGGAGCCACGCTGGCCCGCTTTTCCAACTTGTGGAAATCTTACTTGGAGAACCCTGCTTCCATGCTGCTAGACCTTAAATAA
- the TRMT13 gene encoding tRNA:m(4)X modification enzyme TRM13 homolog, translated as MEEEAVAAGGAGREMAAPEPGRGCPVPGRCAHFVERKKRFCKMVPAPGRRFCGEHGQQEEENGRKRIPCPLDPKHTVYEDQLQKHLKKCNSREKPKPVYFVQDINAGLKDVAEIPEKQVPLSSLSKEELENLITKLKKASNGLEFHLKEQILSHQALQEALNDPKNGESAFKHLKQQASILGNMEKLHLLGPGRCFIEFGAGRGKLSHWVDVALQNVENVQFLLVERATTRFKVDGKHQRRDSIFERLQVDIQHLCLSKVPILEKKKLPVVGIGKHLCGAATDLALRCLVESYTTCCDAENEPAPKRSRTDETEVASNNPADNESGKADCKPVAGIVIALCCHHKCDWTHYVGREFFKSVGLGPVEFHYFQRMSSWATCGMRETTTKGSASEESEEQTNHTEEHEQTFSKMQSGPDTLQGILTVEERKEIGCLCKRLIDHGRIEYLQQRGYKAVLQYYIEAAVSLENVLLTAVPSPSLIPEPTT; from the exons ATGGAGGAGGAGGCGGTGGCCGCGGGGGGCGCTGGGAGGGAAATGGCGGCGCCGGAGCCGGGCCGCGGGTGCCCGGTGCCGGGGCGTTGCGCCCACTTCGTGGAGAGGAAGAAGCGCTTCTGCAAGATGGTCCCGGCTCCTGGGAGGCGTTTTTGCGGGGAACACGGGCAGCAGGAG GAGGAAAACGGCAGAAAAAGGATTCCGTGTCCTCTTGATCCAAAaca CACTGTGTATGAAGACCAGctacaaaagcatttaaagaaatgtaattcaAGAGAGAAGCCAAAGCCA gtctATTTTGTTCAAGATATTAATGCAGGTTTAAAAGATGTAgcagaaataccagaaaaacAG GTACCTCTCTCTTCTCTATCCAAAGAAGAGCTGGAGAACTTGATAACTAAGTTGAAAAAAGCAAGTAATG GCCTGGAATTTCACCTTAAGGAACAAATACTGTCCCACCAGGCTTTACAAGAAGCCTTAAATGACCCAAAGAATGGAGAATCTGCTTTCAAACACTTGAAACAGCAG GCTTCTATTTTAGGTAACatggaaaaattacatttgcttGGTCCAGGAAGATGTTTTATCGAGTTTGGAGCTGGGCGAGGAAAGCTCTCTCACTGGGTTGATGTTGCCTTGCAGAATGTTGAAAATGTTCAGTTTTTGCTTGTGGAAAGGGCAACCACACGATTTAAG GTGGATGGAAAACATCAAAGGAGAGATTCTATATTTGAAAGGCTTCAAGTTGATATTCAACATTTATGTTTAA gtAAGGTACctattttggagaagaaaaaactaCCAGTGGTAGGAATTGGGAAGCATTTGTGTGGTGCTGCAACAG atctTGCTTTGAGATGCTTGGTTGAAAGTTATACAACTTGCTGCGATGCAGAAAACGAGCCTGCACCAAAACGCTCGAGGACTGATGAGACAGAGGTGGCTTCCAACAATCCTGCTGATAATGAAAGCGGCAAAGCTGACTGTAAGCCTGTAGCTGGAATTGTTATTGCGCTGTGTTGCCATCACAAGTGTGACTGGACACATTACGTAGGCAGAGAGTTCTTTAAATCAGTAGGACTTGGACCAGtagaatttcattattttcagagAATGAGTAGCTGGGCCACTTGTGGCATGCGAGAAACCACAACCAAAGGCTCTGCGAGTGAAGAAAGTGAAGAGCAAACTAACCACACAGAAGAACATGAGCAAACATTCAGCAAGATGCAGAGTGGTCCTGATACTTTACAAGG GATACTTACAGTTGAAGAACGGAAGGAGATAGGCTGCCTCTGTAAGCGGCTCATTGATCATGGACGGATCGAGTATTTACAACAACGAGGATACAAGGCTGTGCTACAGTATTACATAGAGGCGGCCGTGTCCTTGGAGAATGTCCTGTTGACAGCTGTCCCAAGTCCATCTCTGATACCAGAGCCAACTACATGA
- the LRRC39 gene encoding leucine-rich repeat-containing protein 39 yields the protein MNETAVCLGTFTAVKTLWEVRIHKINEEIQKEKEFRQRSAGRLLLVWEERAALAKLKEKVINEDGRAILRIEEEEWKTLPSCLLKLAHLQEWQLHRTSLQKIPHFIGRFHSLLVLDLSRNSIESVPKEIGQLTSLQELLLSYNRIKSVPKEISNCVNLERLELAVNRSICDLPPQLSDLKKLSHIDLCMNQFTSIPSALLNMPNLEWLDMGGNKLQELPDAIDRMENLHTLWLQRNEITSLPKTIGNMKNLSTLVLSNNKLTNIPACMKDMTSLRFVNFRDNPLELEVTLPPCENAEEEEQQEMFGLEFMHMYIQESLKKTGNVESSTSGPSPVMNATE from the exons ATGAATGAAACTGCAGTTTGTCTTGGAACATTCACTGCTGTGAAGACACTTTGGGAAGTAAGAATACACaagataaatgaagaaatacagaaggaaaaggaattcaGGCAGAGGTCTGCAGGAAG GCTACTACTTGTTTGGGAGGAGAGAGCTGCTTTAGCAAAGCTCAAAGAAAAGGTTATTAATGAAGATGGGAGAGCAATTTTAAGGATAGAGGAAGAAGAATGGAAG ACACTACCTTCGTGCTTATTGAAACTAGCCCATCTCCAGGAGTGGCAGCTTCATAGAACTAGTTTGCAGAAAATTCCTCACTTCATTGGAAGATTTCACAGTCTTCTTGTTCTGGATCTGTCCCGGAACTCCATTGAGAGTGTACCTAAAGAAATTG GCCAGCTGACTAGCCTCCAAGAGCTGCTTCTCAGTTACAATAGAATCAAATCTGTTCCTAAGGAAATAAGTAACTGCGTCAATCTGGAAAGACTGGAACTGGCTGTCAACAGGAGTATCTGTGACCTTCCTCCTCAG ctcAGTGATTTAAAGAAGCTTTCGCACATAGATTTGTGCATGAACCAGTTTACAAGCATCCCTTCAGCCCTCCTCAACATGCCAAATCTAGAATGGTTAGATATGGGGGGGAATAAACTCCAGGAGCTTCCTGATGCGATTGACAG AATGGAAAATCTCCACACTTTATGGCTCCAAAGGAATGAGATAACCTCTTTGCCAAAAACCATCGGTAATATGAAAAATCTTAGTACCCTTGTTCTTAGCAACAACAAACTTACGAATATTCCAGCTTGTATGAAGGACATGACAAGTCTGAG ATTTGTCAACTTCAGGGACAACCCCCTGGAGTTAGAGGTAACACTCCCTCCGTGTGAGaatgcagaagaggaggagcaaCAGGAAATGTTCGGCCTTGAATTCATGCACATGTATATCCAGGAGTCGCTCAAGAAAACAG GAAATGTGGAAAGCAGTACTTCTGGTCCTTCCCCTGTCATGAATGCTACTGAATAA
- the MFSD14A gene encoding hippocampus abundant transcript 1 protein: MTQGGKKKKRAVNRSIMLAKKIIIKDGGTPQGIGSPSVYHAVIVIFLEFFAWGLLTAPTLVVLHETFPKHTFLMNGLIQGVKGLLSFLSAPLIGALSDVWGRKSFLLLTVFFTCAPIPLMKISPWWYFAVISVSGVFAVTFSVVFAYVADITQEHERSMAYGLVSATFAASLVTSPAIGAYLGRVYGDSLVVVLATAIALLDICFILVAVPESLPEKMRPASWGAPISWEQADPFASLKKVGQDSIVLLICITVFLSYLPEAGQYSSFFLYLRQIMGFSSESVAAFIAVLGILSIIAQTIVLSLLMRSIGNKNTILLGLGFQILQLAWYGFGSEPWMMWAAGAVAAMSSITFPAVSALVSRTADADQQGVVQGMITGIRGLCNGLGPALYGFIFYIFHVELNELPMSEAPSGGSVVTQYHLQQNSIIPGPPFLFGACSVLLALLVALFIPEHTNLTVRSSSWKKHCGSHGHPHSPQAPGEAKEPLLQDTNV, encoded by the exons CCTCAAGGAATAGGTTCTCCAAGTGTCTACCACGCTGTGATAGTGATCTTCTTGGAGTTCTTTGCTTGGGGACTCTTGACAGCACCCACCCTGGTG GTTTTGCATGAAACCTTCCCAAAACATACGTTTCTAATGAATGGTCTAATTCAAGGAGTAAAG gGCTTGTTATCCTTTCTCAGTGCCCCACTCATCGGTGCCCTGTCCGATGTGTGGGGACGGAAGTCCTTCCTGCTGCTAACAGTGTTTTTCACCTGCGCACCAATACCACTGATGAAGATCAGCCCATG GTGGTACTTCGCCGTTATCTCCGTCTCCGGAGTGTTCGCAGTGAcgttttctgtggtttttgcATATGTAGCAGACATAACCCAAGAACATGAAAGGAGCATGGCCTATGGCTTG GTTTCAGCAACTTTTGCAGCAAGTTTAGTTACCAGCCCTGCTATTGGTGCCTACCTTGGTCGAGTCTATGGAGACAGCCTGGTCGTGGTGCTGGCTACAGCCATAGCCCTGCTGGACATCTGCTTTATTCTCGTTGCTGTCCCAGAGTCGCTGCCAGAGAAGATGAGGCCAGCGTCCTGGGGAGCACCCATTTCGTGGGAACAGGCTGACCCCTTTGCA TCACTGAAGAAAGTCGGCCAGGACTCAATCGTGCTGCTAATCTGCATAACAGTCTTTCTTTCATACCTCCCAGAGGCAGGGCAATATTCCAGCTTCTTCCTATACCTCAGACAG ATAATGGGATTTTCATCTGAAAGCGTTGCAGCATTTATAGCAGTCCTTGGGATTCTTTCCATTATTGCACAG ACGATAGTTTTGAGTTTACTGATGCGGTCCATTGGAAACAAGAACACCATCCTCCTGGGCCTCGGCTTTCAAATACTGCAGCTCGCATGGTACGGCTTTGGGTCAGAGCCATG GATGATGTGGGCAGCCGGCGCCGTGGCAGCCATGTCCAGTATTACTTTCCCAGCTGTAAGTGCACTGGTGTCCCGAACGGCTGATGCTGACCAGCAGG GTGTTGTTCAAGGGATGATAACAGGAATTCGAGGCCTGTGTAATGGCTTGGGACCAGCACTTTATGGTTTTATATTCTATATCTTTCACGTTGAATTGAATGAACTCCCCATGTCTGAAGCGCCATCAGGAGGCAGTGTGGTCACACAGTACCATTTACAACAG AACTCGATCATTCCTGGCCCCCCGTTCTTGTTCGGCGCGTGCTCCGTGCTGCTGGCACTACTCGTTGCCTTGTTTATCCCTGAGCACACCAACCTGACCGTCCGAtccagcagctggaagaagcaCTGTGGCAGCCACGGCcacccccacagcccccaggCTCCCGGGGAAGCTAAAGAACCTTTGCTGCAAGATACAAACGTATGA